From one Deltaproteobacteria bacterium genomic stretch:
- a CDS encoding phosphoribosyltransferase, whose translation MAIIEEPKFRDKVQVFSDRAAAGKGLAQKLEKYKHTQSLVLGIPSGGMPVASEIARGLDLPLDLLIVRKVQIPWNPEAGFGAVNPDGEVIFNESLLPRLRLKPAEIEEQVNKTMEILRQRQALFRGGRPFPDLTNNSVIVADDGLASGYTMLAAIKFIQKRHPAKIIVAVPTGFLKTVRFIEPKVDELVCLNIRGGLAFAVADAYQNWYDLTDTEVMAFMEKYQPAQRP comes from the coding sequence GCGGCCGCCGGGAAAGGGCTGGCGCAAAAACTGGAAAAATATAAACATACACAATCCCTAGTGTTGGGCATCCCCTCGGGTGGGATGCCGGTCGCCTCTGAGATCGCCCGGGGCCTTGATCTGCCCCTGGACCTGCTAATTGTCCGCAAAGTCCAGATTCCCTGGAACCCGGAAGCTGGGTTTGGCGCGGTAAACCCGGATGGTGAGGTCATTTTTAACGAAAGCCTGCTGCCCCGACTAAGGCTGAAGCCGGCCGAAATCGAGGAGCAGGTCAATAAGACCATGGAGATTCTGCGGCAGCGCCAGGCATTGTTCCGGGGCGGCAGGCCGTTCCCAGATCTTACCAATAACTCGGTGATTGTGGCCGATGATGGCTTGGCTTCCGGCTACACCATGCTGGCGGCGATTAAATTTATCCAAAAGCGCCATCCGGCTAAGATTATCGTTGCCGTTCCCACCGGTTTTCTGAAAACCGTCAGGTTTATTGAGCCGAAAGTGGATGAGCTGGTGTGCTTGAATATCCGCGGCGGATTGGCCTTTGCCGTTGCCGACGCCTATCAGAACTGGTATGATCTGACCGACACCGAGGTCATGGCCTTTATGGAAAAATATCAACCGGCGCAACGCCCC